From the Lemur catta isolate mLemCat1 chromosome 1, mLemCat1.pri, whole genome shotgun sequence genome, the window actaaaatgtaattttgagtaaaagtaaagaaaatattcccaGAATTCGCATCTTTTAATGAACTCCAGAGTTAAGACTTATATTTACCCCCAAGCCTCTGAgcctttttgtttcattcttcttcagcCTTTCTCTGatacttcctctctctctcttctctggctTGTTTTTCCTATACTTATCCATATGTCCTTTTTGTTCTCTGcctatttctgtgttttttttgaTTGTTGGGTTTGACCACCCAGATTTTCCTTTCCAGTTCTCCtgtcccctttctcctctccctgccttgctTTCATCTCCTTACTTTTGAAACCTTTTATTAAATATGGAGAagtcttacagaaaaaaatgttttatatttgtctatGAGTAGAAGACAAATGCTAACTTCCCTCCATATTACCTGGATTGTTCTACTTCACACCCCTCACTGTTGTGTCTCCTATTTCCCATCCATTTCTTATTCTTCTCTGACCTTTATTCTATCACAAATGGAAACTGCTTTCACTAAAGCCACtaaaaaaaactcttattttCACACTCAGTGATCTCTGTTCACATGTCCAACTAGAGCATTTATTTTGGCATTTGGGCTGATACTTAACTTTGCCCTCTTTGAGTATTGTTCTTCTCTTTGTATCCATGATACTCAGCTTCCCAGTTCTCCTGGTTCTGTAATCGTTCTGCTCAGTATCTTTATCTGGTCTCTCCCTTGTGTCTCTTTTGTTTCAGCCAGGACTCTTGGTTGCAATAGGAAGTGAATTAATTCAATGGATAATGGCTCTAATACAGAAACACTAGGTAAGTAGGAGGAATCAACTATAAAGATGGGcaggaacagaaggaaggaaggtagtcAGTCAACAGCCAAAATCAAGCTCAATGAAAGCTACTCTTACTGCTGTTGAACTTTCCAGTGTCATAATTCACACTATCAATTTTGTTGCTGTGTGTGGGTTGCATCTactgaagtgttttttttttttaatttcagcataatatgcgggtacaaatgtttaggttgcgtATATTggccttgccccacctgagtcataTTGCTGCTTTGGCTGCCTTTGCATCCAAAATTCTTCTTGATCCCATTCCATTGTTTCCCACTCTCCTAATTCCAAATCTATGTTGGTGAATTTGACTGGCCAAACCTAGATCAAGTCTCCTCACTCTAGGTGCAAGATGGATGGAAAAGCTCTAGAGTGGGTAGTAGTCTCTGTGGCCACTAAGAGTCACGTGGTAGAAAAGGGGACTAGGGTTTGGCTATCAAATAAATGGCATATATCCACTTTATAACCTGGTTAATATGACTTCTTCCCTCTCTGTTCCTGTTTTACTTTTGGCTCACTTCTCCAATGCATATGGCATCTGTAACTATGTCTTCAACTATATGAATGACTCCtgtgtcattatttctttattattaagcTCTAATAGAGTCCTACTCCTACTTACATCTCACTTGGATGGTCAGAGGATGTTCATCCCACACATCTGCCAATGTATCTGGGTTATGAACATCCTTTTGAATCACCAACTGGCTGTTCCTTTCACTGACCATCTTCTTCACATCTAATATGTCATGCAGTCCTGCTGACTCTGCATTCTGAATTATTTGGGATTTATTCCTTTGTTCTAATCAGTCAAAATGTTTTATCACACATAACTCGGTACTTCACATCATTTAAAACACCtgaatagcattttaaaaatgcatatttctatACTTTATTCTTTAACCGCTGAATATATTTCTACACTAATCcctcatattatatattttggcaAGAACGCTCCTCAGACAATTCTGATGTGTCTCTGGTTTGGGATCCCTGCGTAATAGAAACTGCTTCCTGACTGTTATCTCTGGCTCCAGTATctcctttttgttgctgattttgtAGAGGAccaattgtttcatttaaaaggAATCTTAAATACCATTCTCTGTCGTAAAAGTTTTGTTTATATCTATTGCTTGAACAATAAAGTTCAAGATTCTTCTCAAGTCTTAGAAGTCATTAGATACCCCTGGCTTTACAAAGATCTTTTATGTTGACACTGCATCCATGCTCCACACACAGGATTTTTGTACCACACTGAATAATGTCCACAGAAATTTAGCATGTGCTTAGAATGCCTctactttttttccctaaatctgTTTATTTATGCACATTCTATGGactgaaaaatttccatttttcaattcCTTCAATTACCCTTCAAATACTCTATTCTAgtgtaataaataaatgaaagagggCTTTCAAATAAATGTGTGGTTTTATTTCAACTCCCCTCCCCTGGTATTCCGTTTATAATCCTTAGTGAATgttctttttacatttgttttatttcagggaTGTGTAGTGAGGACATGGAGAAGGAAAATTTAACATTGCTGACAGAGTTCATTCTCACAGGACTTACATATCAATCAGAGTGGAAAATCACCCTGTTCCTGGTGTTTCTGGTGATATATCTCATCACTGTCATGGGGAACCTTGGTTTGATTGCTCTCATCTGGAGTGACCCTCACCTTCACATCCCCATGTACTTATTCCTTGGGAGTTTAGCCTTTGTGGATGCTTGGTTATCATCCACAGTGACTCCCAACATGCTGGTCAACTTCTTTGCCAAGAGTCATATGACGTCTCTCTCTGAATGCATggtacaatttttttcctttggaatcaGTGCAACCACAGAATGTTTTCTCTTGGCAGCAATGGCGTATGATCGCTATGTAGCCATATGCAAACCTTTACTCTATCCAGTGATTATGACCAATGCACTATGCATCCGGCTATTAGTGTTGTCCTTTGTAGGTGGCTTTTTTCATGCCTTAATTCATGAAGTGTTTTTATTCAGATTAACCTTCCATAATTCTAACATACTACATCACTTTTACTGTGACATTATACCATTACTAAAAATTTCCTGTACTGACCCTTCTATTAATTTTctaatggtttttattttgtctgGTTCAATACAGGTATTCACCATTGTGACTGTACTTATCTCTTATTCATTTGTTCTCattacaatcttaaaaaagaactCTGCCAAAGGCATAAGGaaagccttctccacctgtggGGCTCATCtcttatctgtgtctttatacTATGGCCCTGCTCTTTACATGTATGTGCACCCTGCATCTCCACAAGCGGGTGATCAAGATATGATGGAGTCTCTGTTTTACACTGTCATAATTCCCTTGTTAAATCCAATTATCTACAGTCTGAGAAATAAGCAAGTCATAGATTCACTGACAAGAACATTAAAGGTAAATGTTTAGATCTGACACTAGCATGTATTCTCTTTTTATTACAGGTCACAAAATCATTCAGGTTAGGTGTGGATATGTATTGGTGCAGGAAAGATTTTTACAATCACATTTGTCCTAACTATTTAATGACTTGACGTGTTAGTACCTAATAAActccttaaaatatttgtatatgttatTCAAAAGCATATAAGGACATTTAATCAAGTGTTGATGGCATACTAGAATAATTacagcagaaaacaaataaaaaccttagaggggtgggaaacctgtggcctcaaggcctcATGTGTCCCTCCAGATCcccttttattaaaatgatttgttctgtaaaatttggattcagtcaaagggccacactcaaggatccagaaggccacatggcCCCAAGGCTGTAGGTTCCCCATCCCTTTCATAGGTTTGTAGACTAGAGATTCATATCACATTCACTCCATAGAGGGGACAGGTTTGTGTTTGGTTGAACACGAGCAAATTTCATGAATTCAGCTAGCcatcaaaatgtcttttttctactttgctgggaaatttttaatttttcttctcataGAGATTCAATTCACATGtcatacagagaaataaatagaaattggaATGAGAAATCAGTGAGAAGGAAATTAAAGCAGTGGAGGCAGGAATAAACTATGAGAGGACGTTCCTAGTTCATTGTACTTCTGTGAATAAGGAAAGGCCAGTTGTCTCTCCTTGTCTATGATGCCTTCTAAGGACCTTTCTAGCTATGTTTGCATGTTCTTTGGCAATCTAAAAAGCTTCACTAATCCAGAGGCTAACAGATTAGATTAAAGAATTAACTTGGAGTGGGtgtagagaaaggagagaaattgcAGAATAGCAGGAAAACAGTCTCAATCTtcccagaatttttttaaaaagagactagTAAGGTAAATAAATTGGTGATATTTAAAGGTTGTTGGAATGTGTCTTTGATAATCAGGGAATTTAAGCTCATATTACAAAAGTATAGATTTATTATGCTGACATAGTACATAGTCAGTGCTGGAAAAGACACGAAAATGAGCAAGAGTTTGGACGTTTTGTTCCTAAAATGCCTTTGATTGTTAGCTTTGTTCAAACTTGATTCTCTTTCATTATAGCAAATGATCCATCTTCAGATCACCCCTGTCATTCCTCTGTCAACACTTGAAATTGCATAAATTTCTCCCAATACCACTTATCCCCTTGTCCTAAAACCTACTCATCTGTGTGTTTTGCAAAACACAAGTCACTTATCTTCTCCATCTAACTGTCACACTCTTACCTTCCAAACACTGCTTCCAGATGACTCTTCATAAACAGGGCTCTGATTAAATCATATCCCTCCTCAATAACTTTTTATTGATTGTCATTGCTACCAGATTATATACATATAAGGTATATGTACCTAGATCAGTCTTTGGGGTAGTTAAAGGCATAGTTATAGATGATTTATCCATTGAAGAGTAcacaaaataaagagaataagaGCAAGGACAAAACTGGAGCAAGTTATGTTAAACAGGTTATGAAGAAGATAGATGTCATATACTGGATGTCTAACACCTGATCCCCTTTCTACCATTTGTTTTGGTGGGAGACAAAGGATTTGACCTACATTTGTCCAATCAAATCCAACAAACCTGCATACAGATATAGAGAGATAG encodes:
- the LOC123642386 gene encoding olfactory receptor 5H8-like, which produces MCSEDMEKENLTLLTEFILTGLTYQSEWKITLFLVFLVIYLITVMGNLGLIALIWSDPHLHIPMYLFLGSLAFVDAWLSSTVTPNMLVNFFAKSHMTSLSECMVQFFSFGISATTECFLLAAMAYDRYVAICKPLLYPVIMTNALCIRLLVLSFVGGFFHALIHEVFLFRLTFHNSNILHHFYCDIIPLLKISCTDPSINFLMVFILSGSIQVFTIVTVLISYSFVLITILKKNSAKGIRKAFSTCGAHLLSVSLYYGPALYMYVHPASPQAGDQDMMESLFYTVIIPLLNPIIYSLRNKQVIDSLTRTLKVNV